The genomic DNA taatatagcaactaattcaagatgaatacatcttaggaaatatctaatttgtgtttaataaacgattacatatttggtaagatcttattagctttaaatgtacactattaatccaataatatcaattgagaatcataataagaatatgtcagATCATttattcctaaatcataactaacaaatcgtaaaatgtatattctcaacttgcgaatcaagagtttttacaaaactctacctacaaccgttaacggtatatatatcaacaaaataatagacccgtggtgtaccacgaaGTAAAACCTAGGGAAAAGGACAACCCAAATACGTCTTTATCTAAAATCTTTCTGATACGACCTTCCCTGAATTTGAGCATTGATCTTGTCTCAACTCTCAACAAATGTGTGGATCAACTCTTGTCCAGAAGAAACCACAAATTAACTCCTACGAAGCTCAGACGTAATAACAAATATGAATCTATTTTTAGAATAACAGCAAAACAGTTGATTTACCTCCCAAGTCAATCTGTTCAAGAAATGATATCTAAATGTAAAAACCATTTGTCCACTTTTTCATCATATAAACATATTAGTAACCAACAAATGTGTAAGCATTTTCGAAGAAACCAGAACTCCTCATTTCTTTGATGAGTTTAGCTGATGCAGCTGTGTCACCAATCACCATCTCTACGGTACGCTCGGATTAGTGTactatacgtatatatatagtcatttgGTGAAAGACCCATTTGTCACTTTCTTAAACAACGTACTAAAGCCAGGACaaataaaaacctttttcttgaCTTTTCCCAACACATTGTCTCATCAAGGTAACTATTTTAGCGAACCATATGCACAAATAAACTCTCTCACTCTATCTCACAATCCTAACAACTCTACACTAAGGAGTCACCAATCAATAGtcagaaaacaaaactctaaTCAGCACTAGTCAACATAATATGATGCAAATCAATCTGAAGTTTCTCATGAAGAAGAGACACATCCACTACATTCCCTTTCTCCTCTTTCGCCGCCAACTCCGCCACCGGGATCGCCGCAAGAAACCTCTTTATATATTCTCTACAACACTTTTTACCCTCACAAACCAACTTCTCCGACGACACCTCTTTCTCATACATCAAACTCGAATCATCAAACTTTAGAATGTAAGCTTGCTTGCAACCTTCGAACAATCTCTCCCCTAACGAATCGATTACGCAATAACCATCTAAATCTGCCTTCACCACGAAGAAATGATCGTTCCAGCTAACAATATAAACCCTAGTTTCACCATTACTTGAGGCTAACGCAACCTCTTTCTCCACCTCATCCCAAATCTGATCAAACGACATNNNNNNNNNNNNNNNNNNNNNNNNNNNNNNNNNNNNNNNNNNNNNNNNNNNNNNNNNNNNNNNNNNNNNNNNNNNNNNNNNNNNNNNNNNNNNNNNNNNNNNNNNNNNNNNNNNNNNNNNNNNNNNNNNNNNNNNNNNNNNNNNNNNNNNNNNNNNNNNNNNNNNNNNNNNNNNNNNNNNNNNNNNNNNNNNNNNNNNNNNNNNNNNNNNNNNNNNNNNNNNNNNNNNNNNNNNNNNNNNNNNNNNNNNNNNNNNNNNNNNNNNNNNNNNNNNNNNNNNNNNNNNNNNNNNNNNNNNNNNNNNNNNNNNNNNNNNNNNNNNNNNNNNNNNNNNNNNNNNNNNNNNNNNNNNNNNNNNNNNNNNNNNNNNNNNNNNNNNNNNNNNNNNNNNNNNNNNNNNNNNNNNNNNNNNNNNNNNNNNNNNNNNNNNNNNNNNNNNNNNNNNNNNNNNNNNNNNNNNNNNNNNNNNNNNNNNNNNNNNNNNNNNNNNNNNNNNNNNNNNNNNNNNNNNNNNNNNNNNNNNNNNNNNNNNNNNNNNNNNNNNNNNNNNNNNNNNNNNNNNNNNNNNNNNNNNNNNNNNNNNNNNNNNNNNNNNNNNNNNNNNNNNNNNNNNNNNNNNNNNNNNNNNNNNNNNNNNNNNNNNNNNNNNNNNNNNNNNNNNNNNNNNNNNNNNNNNNNNNNNNNNNNNNNNNNNNNNNNNNNNNNNNNNNNNNNNNNNNNNNNNNNNNNNNNNNNNNNNNNNNNNNNNNNNNNNNNNNNNNNNNNNNNNNNNNNNNNNNNNNNNNNNNNNNNNNNNNNNNNNNNNNNNNNNNNNNNNNNNNNNNNNNNNNNNNNNNNNNNNNNNNNNNNNNNNNNNNNNNNNNNNNNNNNNNNNNNNNNNNNNNNNNNNNNNNNNNNNNNNNNNNNNNNNNNNNNNNNNNNNNNNNNNNNNNNNNNNNNNNNNNNNNNNNNNNNNNNNNNNNNNNNNNNNNNNNNNNNNNNNNNNNNNNNNNNNNNNNNNNNNNNNNNNNNNNNNNNNNNNNNNNNNNNNNNNNNNNNNNNNNNNNNNNNNNNNNNNNNNNNNNNNNNNNNNNNNNNNNNNNNNNNNNNNNNNNNNNNNNNNNNNNNNNNNNNNNNNNNNNNNNNNNNNNNNNNNNNNNNNNNNNNNNNNNNNNNNNNNNNNNNNNNNNNNNNNNNNNNNNNNNNNNNNNNNNNNNNNNNNNNNNNNNNNNNNNNNNNNNNNNNNNNNNNNNNNNNNNNNNNNNNNNNNNNNNNNNNNNNNNNNNNNNNNNNNNNNNNNNNNNNNNNNNNNNNNNNNNNNNNNNNNNNNNNNNNNNNNNNNNNNNNNNNNNNNNNNNNNNNNNNNNNNNNNNNNNNNNNNNNNNNNNNNNNNNNNNNNNNNNNNNNNNNNNNNNNNNNNNNNNNNNNNNNNNNNNNNNNNNNNNNNNNNNNNNNNNNNNNNNNNNNNNNNNNNNNNNNNNNNNNNNNNNNNNNNNNNNNNNNNNNNNNNNNNNNNNNNNNNNNNNNNNNNNNNNNNNNNNNNNNNNNNNNNNNNNNNNNNaccaccaccgccaccgccgCGCAAGCTGCTTCTCCGGCGGCTTGTTCGCTTCTCTGATCAATCGACGCAGTGTAAACTTCCGATTTTAGCTTCGATTTACCATCGCGGCTCACTATATCCTTCACCACCCATTTGTTTGCCTCGATTGATGAATCAGTCTCTGCCGTCGCCGCCGGCTTTTCTTGTCCCGCCGTTGATATCTTTGTAAGTTCATCCTCTCTCTGCAAAAATGAACCGGCCCGGTTAGGGGCCAATATCGAACCAGGTTTTGAAAAttcagaaaaccaaaaaatactTACCGGTTCTCTTCTCCATGTCACAGAAAAGCTTAACCGTCGTCTCTTCCACCAATTAAACACGGCTTTTTGACCCGGTTCAGACTGGTTCTCATCCGGGCTTGAAGATGATCCGATTTCCACAATTGGACTACGTCCACCTGAACTCGGCGCGGTGGCTGGAGATGAAGACGAATCAAAATCTCTTACACCGCCGCGACGACTTGACATCTTTGTCGGAATTGCTGAGTCAACGGAGACCTGACCAAGTTGTATAAAGTCGTCTGGTTCGGTTCTTACCTCGGAAAAAGTCACGTTGacctaaattaaataaacaaccGCGTGTCTTAATTAATTAAGGATTAGGATtagataattaatttactttttttttcattaaaaaaaagtctttaaaacctttccatgatattttctaaattaatttaacatcCAATGAGAACAAGAGTGATTCAAATTGggattaaaaaaatgtgattaaaataaaaattgaccAGATTAATTACCACAAGTGTTGCTTCCTTCGAAAGCACGGAACCTTTTGAGCGAACCAGAAGCTTTTTCTCCACCGTCGATTCAAGCTTCGACGCTAACGCCGACAAATCCAGCGACGCCTTTCCGACCAAAGACTTCTTGTTTTTCGCATCCATTGTCTCTCCCTAATACCGAAAAAGTAGATGAATTCAACTAATTGAATTTAAACATCAAACTAATCATCCAATTAAGagagataattaagaaaaactcaCGTAGAAGACATTGAAGGAAATGTTCCATGGGCCGACGATGCAACAAACGCGTTCGAACTCTTCCTCCCATTCTACATGGCGTACGCCTAAAGCAATCGGCTTAGAGCTCGTATGGTTAACAGGTCGATTAGACCGGTAAAAAGGGACGAGGCCTAATCCGAAACCGGAGACCGTTCCTTTCCATTTCACCTCCACCATCGTAGAAAGATTCTTTGCCGCCGTTTCGTGATCACCGGGAATAGACGGTAAGCCTTCAAGCCTCACCGGCTTCACCGTTACGTGAAGCTTCCTCACCTTCTTTGCCATATAGGTTTCAGAATTTattcctcttctttttattttggggttttctccttttttttttgtttcttttaggtataaaaaaaatgtatgaagGAGGTGATGATAtcttttagctatttttatatatatacgtagATAGAAGCGTATATATCTTCTAAATAAGGCATCGGAAACGTAGAGAACAttaaaaaagaatcaaagacagcaaagaaagaaaccctccaagaaaacacacaaattaattaagaaaacaaaaaaaaagagcgaCTCGGTCATCAAACGCAGCAAATCCGTGTTCGAGGCAATTGAGAGAAGGAATGAAAAACCTCACGTGTGACTCATGGTCTGTTTTCCGCGGGCTAATGCTTACGTGGCTATTTCTAATTGGAGTGATGACTTCCGCCGCTaccttgtttgttttggttaatacaacaacagaaacatggtttaaaaaaaaaccatgtttgtgttttttaaaatatttggaaTGGTTCGTCttatcatattaaaattttcttaaaatatttggataaagttgttgtttgttattatttcacTAAAAATAATCGGAAACATGTATGAAAGTTCGTGGAAATAATaactgttttgtgtttttatttatttattagtaaaagctaagaaatcaattcAAGTAATCTACTTTTCTTTCCTAACTCATAATGCTTTATCGATAGAGGATGATGAGGATAGGACCACTGGAAAGTTGTCACGTCAACACGGATAAAGGCAACAAAAAAACGCACGTGCACACTTGTTTACTCACAGCAAGTTATGTACTTGCTTCCTTCCTTCCTAATGGTGGTAGACGAAGACGAGAGAACATAAGATTCTTCTGTCACGTGTTTCTGACGTTTTATTTTCTACACTAGCACGTTTTTTTCTCCATAACGGCGTTCTTTGGACTAAACTGTTACCTCTGTAGTTAAAGGGAGCGTTGCATAAATAAGGGGAGCAAGTCAAGTCATGGGGAAGCATCCGCCGAGTATTATAGTTCACTCTTTTTCTGTTCTGACGATATGTGGTTGTATACATACTGAGTTTTCTCGAGCTTAAGCTTAGGTAGTTCTTTTTTTACTGATCTGAAATGTTGCTCGCGAATTATTCTTTATAAGATTCTCCTTTTCTGGAGTAAAATGCTTTTCCTTACTTGTTTCAAACATCAATGTAGAGGTTGTGATtgttgtacaaaaaaaaaaagggagcgTTGcataaaaaacacacaacaccttttttatttttattttattttgtactaaatcatttttataacaattttcaCTCTTCCTATTTTTAAATGGCCATCAGTTTCCCCCAAATGATAtgctttatgtttttaaaatttccgTTGGATGGAGAGAGATCAAAGGGTTTCTATTGATGGCAGATTTAAGAGTGCTAATTGCTAAAGATGAAGGGATCCTACACGAAAATCGGCAGAGAAGCGAAGAATATCATCTTCTAGGGTTTCGTAGTTGAGTTAGAACAACCGGCATGTCTATGTGCCTATCCAGATTTACCGAAACGAATTTCATATACTACATCTTCACTGAATTCTATTGTGGAACTGGAAAAAATTGCCAACTTTGTTCTATTCAGGttaacttctttttgtttgagTTGATGATTTGAGTCAGCATCTGTTAAAATTGACTAACATCCATTAATGTGAACTATGAAATCGGCACAATTTACAACATCTGgatatgaaatttgaattttatttggatACAGATATAAATTGTCATTGTGAGTTTGTACAGATATAAATAGACATTTTTGAAATTGCACGGGTCGAAAATGGTCATTTTTCCACATTCAGCTACACTAACGGTTTACTTAACATCGTTTTTAGAATTGTaggttttgacaaaaaaatttatgtataaatacgataaaacaactaaatgtaacattttattttccaagaGCCAGATAACAAACATCTTTACATATTGTTGCAGGAACTTCTTAGAGAGGCAAATCCACTGTGCGTGCATTGGCTAGAATATCTGTACCCTCTGCTTTATGGATCTCTCTGTTTCTGATTTAAGTTAAATAAACCCACGAATAAGTTTACCTTCTTTGCTTGACTTGTGTTTACTTATGTCGTGGTCTTACACACATATGTCATCATCCGATTGTGGGCATTTTCTACAAAGACTTTGACTTTGGCCTATCATACAATTCAAAGTAAATGATAGTGATCACTCACTTAACGCATTACCCAtgacttttaagtttttttaacaaCAGAGAGACTTCAACTTTTCTAAATATGCGATTATATATATCACACTCCTAAATTGCTTTGGAGTTCAtatcatttgtttcttcttcttttgttttttaataaaaaaaaaaaaaagttatttgcaaTGGATGGGAAGCTTTTCTTGGGCCAGTCCTTAATATGGGTGATATTACTGTTGGGGCAGCTACGTGGATGCAAAATTTGTATTCAGAAAGAAAGGAGTGCTTTATTGGAGCTCAAGAAATTTCTGGTCTCGAGGAGTGCAGAAGGGTACTCTGATTATGTTCTCACTACTTGGACTAATGACACAAAGAGCGATTGCTGCCAGTGGGAGGGTATTGAATGCAATCGTACAAGCACTCGGGTTATCGGCCTTTCCGTGGGTTTTATGTTCTTTAAAGAGTATTCCTTCCTAAACCTTTCTTTGCTGCATCCATTTGAAGAGGTTCGGAGTCTGGACTTATCATCAGGGAACCAATACAGCCCAATTTAATGGCTTCTTTGATGATGTTCAAGGTATACCAGTATATCATGGTTTCTATTTAGCCTTTCGAAACATTTTTCCTATGATGTTATCTTTGGTGTCTATTTGGaaacattttttgtaatatttcccctctaatttttttggataCTTTGTTAAccagatcttttttttttttttttcaattgcagGATATAAAAGCTTAAGGACACTAAAAAACCTGGAAATTTTGGATCTCTCTTCAAATAGATTCAACAACAGCATCTTTCCATTTTTGAATGCTCCTACCTTACTTACAGCTCTTTTTCTCCGTTCAAACATCATGGAAGGCCCTTTTCCTTATAAAGGTGTGTGTTTGGTGAGGtcgtttggtttttattttgggaaagatttgttttaactatccttatattttgtttgattcccCTTTCAGAAATAAAGGACTTGACAAACTTGAAACTGTTGGATCTGAGTCTAAACTATTTTAACGGTTCCATTCCAGGTAACGATCTGAGTCTAAACTATTCTAAACTTTAATTGTTATTGTCATTTATCCCATGAGTATAAATTTAACTTATTTAACTCCGTAAAtaattgttaaattaatttatgcAATGTCAATGATCATCTTATCCATATTACgtacatctctttgttttgtggGCAGACTTAACTCATCTGAAAAAGTTGAAAGCTCTAGATCTAGGTTGGAATAAGTTTTCTAGCTCGGGATTGCAAGGCAAGCTAagcttatttattttcttggactttttttatattgtttataatGAATGGAGATGAATATATCTTATATTGAGT from Camelina sativa cultivar DH55 chromosome 7, Cs, whole genome shotgun sequence includes the following:
- the LOC104705044 gene encoding uncharacterized protein LOC104705044, translating into MAKKVRKLHVTVKPVRLEGLPSIPGDHETAAKNLSTMVEVKWKGTVSGFGLGLVPFYRSNRPVNHTSSKPIALGVRHVEWEEEFERVCCIVGPWNISFNVFYGETMDAKNKKSLVGKASLDLSALASKLESTVEKKLLVRSKGSVLSKEATLVVNVTFSEVRTEPDDFIQLGQVSVDSAIPTKMSSRRGGVRDFDSSSSPATAPSSGGRSPIVEIGSSSSPDENQSEPGQKAVFNWWKRRRLSFSVTWRREPREDELTKISTAGQEKPAATAETDSSIEANKWVVKDIVSRDGKSKLKSEVYTASIDQRSEQAAGEAACAAVAVVFDQIWDEVEKEVALASSNGETRVYIVSWNDHFFVVKADLDGYCVIDSLGERLFEGCKQAYILKFDDSSLMYEKEVSSEKLVCEGKKCCREYIKRFLAAIPVAELAAKEEKGNVVDVSLLHEKLQIDLHHIMLTSAD